The following proteins come from a genomic window of Paracoccus sp. MBLB3053:
- a CDS encoding sigma-54-dependent transcriptional regulator, producing the protein MTDMPLVRLVDDDPDLLAAQVQSLEIAGFRAEAFTEPDAALRDLGTDWPGIVLSDVRMPKMDGFQLFERIHAIDPELPVILLTGHGDVPMAVAALRQGVYDFLTKPIGGGSLIAALGRAASARALVLENRNLRRLQHERSASETRLIGQSAFMMHLRETVERLGGAEGDVMILGPTGSGKETVARAIHRQSQRLARNFVRVSCATLDEARFDSEMRGSEAAGRGQRIAGQLERAHRGTLYLDDVEALSPALQARLLELIEDKAFVPTGATGPRPLDVRIIAASRADLGQCMKDGSFRSDLFYRLSGITLTLPPLAERREDIPELFQHFLLSVAARMDLPVRPITGEVKARLSAYGWPGNLRELRHFAEHHALGLSPFEPSASGAESQGLTDLVAEYEAELIRDALRLAEGNATAAMSRLRLARKTFYDKLTRHGIKPVEFRRTRT; encoded by the coding sequence ATGACCGATATGCCCCTTGTCCGCCTTGTCGATGACGATCCAGACCTGCTGGCAGCACAGGTCCAATCGCTGGAGATTGCAGGCTTTCGCGCCGAAGCCTTTACTGAACCCGATGCGGCGCTGCGCGATCTCGGAACCGACTGGCCGGGGATTGTTCTAAGCGATGTCCGCATGCCGAAAATGGACGGCTTTCAGCTTTTCGAACGCATCCATGCCATCGATCCGGAATTGCCTGTCATTCTGCTGACCGGGCATGGCGATGTCCCGATGGCGGTGGCGGCGCTCAGGCAGGGGGTTTACGATTTTCTCACGAAGCCGATCGGAGGGGGCTCGCTGATCGCGGCGCTGGGTCGGGCCGCTTCGGCGCGCGCGTTGGTGCTGGAAAATCGCAATCTTCGCCGACTGCAACATGAGCGATCGGCCAGCGAAACCCGGCTGATCGGGCAAAGTGCCTTCATGATGCATCTGCGTGAAACGGTCGAGCGGCTTGGCGGGGCCGAAGGTGACGTGATGATCCTTGGACCGACAGGGTCGGGAAAGGAGACGGTTGCGCGGGCCATCCACCGGCAAAGCCAGCGGCTTGCTCGCAATTTCGTCCGGGTGTCCTGCGCCACGCTCGACGAAGCTCGATTCGACAGCGAAATGCGGGGGAGCGAGGCCGCCGGACGCGGCCAAAGGATCGCGGGCCAGCTTGAGCGGGCGCATCGGGGAACGCTTTACCTCGATGATGTCGAAGCCCTGTCGCCGGCCTTGCAGGCGCGTCTTCTCGAACTGATCGAGGACAAGGCTTTTGTGCCAACGGGGGCAACCGGCCCTCGCCCCTTGGATGTCCGGATCATTGCGGCAAGTCGCGCCGATCTTGGACAGTGCATGAAAGACGGTTCGTTTCGCAGCGACCTGTTCTATCGCTTGTCCGGGATCACCCTGACCCTGCCTCCATTGGCGGAGCGGCGCGAGGATATTCCGGAATTGTTTCAGCATTTCCTGCTTTCCGTGGCCGCACGGATGGACCTGCCGGTGAGGCCGATCACCGGCGAGGTCAAGGCCCGACTGTCGGCCTATGGCTGGCCGGGCAACCTGCGCGAATTGCGGCATTTTGCCGAACATCATGCGCTGGGACTATCGCCATTCGAGCCGTCGGCTTCGGGTGCAGAGAGTCAGGGGCTGACCGATCTTGTTGCCGAATATGAGGCCGAATTGATCCGGGATGCCCTTCGGTTGGCCGAGGGCAATGCGACGGCCGCCATGTCCCGGCTGCGGCTGGCGCGGAAGACCTTTTACGACAAGCTGACGCGGCACGGGATCAAGCCTGTGGAGTTTCGCAGAACCCGGACCTGA
- a CDS encoding sensor histidine kinase, with protein MEDSGVAYAPGTRARHLYVLPVTAAIIACLCILALTFWIVRERGIDLQTRQLEGAARTQIQTLESILAKQRAVAAVLADDSGIRDALVDRLDSDVARVSIKLDRLRDQTNSAVIYLLDREGVAIAASNWDETVSFVGLDYSFREYFSEALLRGEATQFALGTVSKRPGLYLSHDVVSGEEQLGVVVVKVEFDGVEQNWGRSAQDILVVDGAGQVILTSQPDRRFKPLLPAKGAEVVVELPVSGADWRLIARAVPAGANQAAALAAGTVGFLLTLSLAGAVWAVRARTRAARRAETERLYRADLERAVDERTHALSEEMRERRAAEQRLVRLQGEMVQANKLATLGQITAGVAHEVNSPLATIRLLAENGQQMLSAGQGARLDGNLGQIIRMSDRIAQIITELRSFARKATGEIGAVPLGEALDAALLLVASRRRAEGIKIMLPAVPPRLRVQAETVRLEQILVNLIQNAQEALAGQVDAELRIALSMTDDRVRVTVSDNGPGLSPEIAAHLFTPFATSKREGLGLGLVISQGIARDFGGELTAEPPCPGQGATFHLDLRMAK; from the coding sequence ATGGAAGATTCGGGCGTCGCATATGCGCCAGGGACGCGGGCCAGGCACTTGTATGTGCTGCCGGTCACCGCTGCCATCATCGCCTGCCTTTGCATACTCGCGCTGACCTTCTGGATCGTGCGTGAAAGGGGGATCGATCTACAGACCCGGCAATTGGAAGGGGCGGCCCGCACTCAGATTCAGACGCTGGAAAGCATCCTTGCAAAGCAACGCGCCGTTGCTGCTGTGCTTGCGGATGACAGTGGCATTCGCGATGCGCTGGTTGATAGGCTCGACTCGGACGTCGCGCGGGTTTCCATCAAGCTCGACCGATTGCGCGATCAGACAAACAGCGCCGTCATCTATCTGCTTGATCGGGAGGGAGTCGCGATCGCGGCTTCGAACTGGGACGAGACCGTCAGTTTCGTCGGGCTTGACTACAGCTTTCGGGAATATTTCAGCGAGGCCCTGCTGAGGGGCGAGGCAACGCAGTTCGCCCTGGGGACAGTCAGCAAGCGTCCCGGACTTTACCTGTCCCATGACGTGGTGAGCGGGGAAGAGCAACTGGGCGTCGTGGTGGTAAAGGTCGAATTCGACGGGGTCGAGCAGAACTGGGGACGCTCGGCCCAGGATATCCTTGTCGTTGACGGTGCCGGGCAGGTGATCCTGACCAGTCAGCCGGACCGCCGTTTCAAGCCGCTCTTGCCCGCCAAGGGTGCCGAGGTGGTGGTCGAGCTTCCTGTTTCCGGGGCGGATTGGCGCCTGATCGCCCGCGCGGTTCCCGCCGGGGCAAACCAGGCGGCAGCCCTGGCGGCCGGGACGGTCGGTTTTCTTCTGACGCTATCACTTGCCGGCGCGGTCTGGGCCGTTCGGGCAAGAACGCGTGCAGCCCGCAGGGCAGAGACGGAAAGGCTCTACCGAGCGGATCTGGAACGGGCAGTCGACGAGCGGACACACGCACTTTCCGAAGAAATGCGCGAAAGACGGGCGGCGGAGCAACGCCTGGTCCGGCTGCAAGGGGAAATGGTGCAGGCCAACAAGCTTGCGACATTGGGCCAGATTACGGCCGGGGTCGCGCATGAGGTGAACTCGCCACTCGCGACCATCCGGCTCTTGGCTGAAAACGGGCAGCAGATGCTTTCGGCCGGTCAGGGCGCGCGCCTCGACGGAAACCTTGGCCAGATCATCCGAATGTCGGACCGGATCGCCCAGATCATCACCGAGTTGCGCAGCTTCGCTCGCAAGGCGACAGGCGAGATTGGGGCGGTTCCACTGGGCGAGGCGCTCGACGCGGCTTTGCTGCTTGTCGCCAGCCGTCGTCGGGCAGAGGGGATCAAGATCATGCTGCCAGCGGTCCCACCGCGATTGCGGGTGCAGGCGGAAACCGTCAGGCTTGAGCAGATCCTCGTCAACCTGATCCAGAACGCTCAGGAAGCGCTCGCGGGGCAAGTTGATGCCGAGCTTCGGATCGCTCTTTCCATGACCGATGACCGCGTTCGCGTGACGGTTTCGGATAACGGGCCGGGCCTCTCACCGGAAATAGCTGCGCATCTGTTCACCCCCTTTGCGACGAGCAAACGAGAAGGGCTTGGATTGGGGTTGGTGATTTCCCAAGGAATTGCGCGCGATTTCGGGGGCGAGCTGACCGCCGAGCCGCCTTGCCCCGGTCAGGGGGCGACCTTCCACCTTGATCTTCGGATGGCCAAATGA